cacatatatttttggggaaaatgtatataaaatctatatatttttgtatatattttcatttattattttcccctaatccTACCACTCCTCCCCcctttaaaacatttatttgtattttttttattatgtttttggtttcttgctttggcaatataaacacatgtttcctatgccaataaaAACCCATTGGGGGAGAGAGATATTTGTGTACAGACGACATGCAATGCAACTGTACATAACGAGCTATtgttctctaggatagggggatagcgtgcccaatttcaacttcgttctactcatccccagaatataagatatgcatattattagtagatttggatagaaaacactctgaagtttctaaaactgtttgaatcatatctataagtataacagaacttatgtagcaggcaaaaccctgaggactaaccattattattattattttttttttaagtcactgtctgttcaatgagttttcattgggaggCCAGATTTCTAATCACTGTcttaggaaataggttgaggttattcatttgtgcaatgaagaaggcCATCGGGAAGTAGagtaacgtcatgtgtactgtttgagagttgtgCAAGACTAAaacaaattggaagctgttttttttctggatcaaccgtgccaaataaatggacaatttgtaTATATATgtacggaattaatcgaacaaaaggaccatttgtgatgtttatgggacatattggagtgccaacaaaagaatctcgtcaaaggtaatgcatgttttatattttatatctgcgttttgagtagcgccagcatggttgaaatatgctacactctctttgttgacattgtgctatcatcatataatagcatcttatgctttcgccgaaaagcctttttgaaatctgacatgttggctggattcacaacgagtgtagctttaatttggtatcttatatgtgtgatttaatgaaagtttgattttatatcatttttgggaatttggcgctctacattttccctggtgGGACACTACCAtcccgctatcccagagaggtttttaaggaagaaccactgtaggagttggcaagacagcactaaacagatctgggactctAGCTAGGGTTGGGTTAAGTTTAGGTAAGAAGAATTGTTTAGGGGTTGGAGTGAGGTTAGAAAACAAAATTCAAGCCAGGAACCTTGTGTTATGGCTTCCATTCACCACCAACCTATCACCTAGTAAGTGTATTTAACTCGCACTGTAAGCTCTGCCCACTGACCATTGAGCTTTAATTGAACCAATCACATTCATTATGTCCTTGAGGCAGAGCTGCCCTCAGGGCAAGATTGAATATGGAAAACTGTCCCTAACCAATCTGGATTGTTGTTTGAGGTTTAGGCTAAATCTCTATCACCTGTTCACATTCTTTTAACCAACCCTTTGTCCATCTGCTGGTGGATAGAAAAAGCATTGAGCATTTAAATAAACCGATGACCAAACCACAAACAACATGGAAGCTGTCAAAAAACAAGGAGGATGAAGATGAAGGCActtaaaatgcctttattgtgGTCGTACGTTCAATGAAACAACACACaaaaaatgaatgtaaaaaaagaaacaaGAAAACAATGGAACATATTATCTACAATATTGTATGTATACTGCAAAACTTTGCTCTTCAATAAAACATATTTGTTCATTGaacaatatattttaaaatattgGGTTGCCAGATGGTGGTGTCATACATGACCGATGACATCACAATGGTCTTAAAGCCAATTTGAACAATGGGTTAATGAGGAAATGTATCAGTCTTCATTGGTTATCGACATGGCTTGTTTCTGCTGGTGCAAAAAGGTATGAAATCAGGTCATTTAATCGATTAACAACTACAAATATTCTGGAGTAGTATTTTTTATATAGACCTAGTGGGAAGAGTACAAGTTAAAGTACATTCTGATTGACAAAAACATAAAAAGTGTACATGAAATGTACATGAAGTTTGGCTTTTGCAAATGTCACTCAATGTAACCTGTCTATACTGTGTTATTTGAGGTTTAGGATAGATAGCTAAGTTCCTCTAATTTAGGCCTACCTTTTCCTATTCTGATGACCCCCCTCTTCCATTGGCTGGGGATCAAGGAAAAAAGGATTTAGCACTATCACATCTTCTTGTCAACAGAAAAAACGTCAGAAAGCAAATTCAGTTGATGTGGAGCAGAAGACAAGAAAGAAGAAGGAGAGTGGcacttcatccccctctccaatTCCATCTGACCGTTCTGAACAGAATGGCTTCGCCacctctgacccctcaccctctgatcaactctcctccctccatccacctccCTCTACTGTTAAATGTTCCTCTCAGCCTTGCTCTCCTGCTAAACAGCCCTCTGTACCCCGGTCACCTGCCAAACACCCTTCCCCAGTGAAATCCTCTCCAGTGGTGTCCCATCCTAGTTCTCCCACTCCTACCAACCCTCTGGACTGTCATGGAGACACCAGCCAGGAGGGCGCAACAGTCAGGTAATTCAAACATAAAGTACAGTGCCATCATAGAGTCTCATTGGAGAGTTGGGTTTAGTGCTACAAGACCAGGGCCAGTGTTTATCAAGAGTATGAgtgctaatctaggatcaggtcctctctgtccataataatctgatttattatgatctaaaaggcaaagcTTATCCTAGATCagactcctactctgagacgcttgataaaCACAGTCCCAGAAAGTTATTTTCCTCAAACTGTAGTTTTAGGCTCTTCTATCCACATCTAGTGGATAAAGAGAGTACTAACCTATTGCACTGGTCTACTTGGTACACTGCATTTATATAGACAGCAGTACATACATAACTACTCAGACTGTgtttatagtacagtatagtattaaaTAGAGAGACTGTGTCGAGCGATACTATCTCTATGTTGGAGGCTTTAGACctgtttctctccttcctccagacCTCTGTCTCTTCAGGAACACTCTAGCCCAAGACCCCAGAGGCCAGTCTCAGCCACCAGAAGCATGACTCTTCCCAGGGCCAGTTCAGCCACCAGAAGCATGACTCTTCCCAGGGCCAGTTCAGCCACCAGAAGCATGACTCTTCCCAGGGCCAGCTCAGCCACCAGAAGCATGACTCTTTCCACGGCCAGCTCAGCCACCAGAAGCATGACTCTTCCCAGGGCCAGCTCAGCCACCAGAAGCATGACTCTCCCCAGGGCCAGCTCAGCCACCAGCAGCATGACTCTTCCCAGGGCCAGCTCAGCCACCAGAAGCATGACTCTTTCCAGGGCCAGCTCAGCCACCAGCAGCATGACTCTTCCCAGGGCCAGCTCAGCCACCAGAAGCATGACTCTTCCCAGGGCCAGCTCAGCCACCAGAGGGCCAGAAGAGACCCAGGGGGCCAGAGGAGAACGGGGGGCACTGGTCAACATGGAACTTCTTGGGTAAACCACAACACACTGCAAATGTATTGAATATAAGTTCTTTATTGTTTAAAGATAAGTGTCTGATATACTATGGGGATAGGGCTTACTATCGAGCATGTTCGTTTTATTAGATATTTATAAACCCATGAATTATGTCAACCTTGGTCTAAAGGACATCCACTTCTTTGTGTTAAATATCATTTatccctgaccaagatggctgccattatCACCACTTTATAGAGATATGAAGGTTTATGATTCATCTCTATGTGTGTACTGATGGCTGCTTCTTCTTCACAGGTTGCCTAACATTGGCAACACTTGCTTCCTTAACGCCACCCTGCAGTGCCTCCTGGTCCTGCCGTCCTTCTCAAAGGCAATCCTGCACCAGGAACAACTCTGgagctcctcccccttctccaacCTGCTCAGGTAAGGAAGGCTCAAAAGCAGACACTCACCCCACACACCCATTATTTGTGGTCATAAATTAAAGAAGGGACACTCTTTTCACGCCACTTCTATAGAAAGTGATtgtcgtagcaggttaggagagcattttcactaatcctaacccttttcctaaccttaaccacttcATATTTTGCtgtgtattgtattttttttgtattttttgtttcCAGTTTCTTTTTGTTTTCGGAATCTTCATAACCAAGAGGAACAACAATGACACAATGATTATGATGTAGGCATTTGTAGGCCAATTTGGAAAGTGTAGAATGACTACATGACCCATAATGCTCATTGACTGAACATTCCACCTTACCGTGGGAAATTTGTTCGTTTTTTAAAATGCTCTGGAATTGAGAGCAGTATCCAAACCAAATATCTTAGGAGAATAAACAACACATTTTAGTTGTTTGGCTTCATTGTCCGTCCTCAAAGGTGAAATTGCTTTGACTCGAATGAATCATTTCTAATGATGGGGTGCCGCTAGATAAAACATATCTGTATATACTCATCTGCCTCTTCAGGCGTAAGCCAGTAGGTTGACACCATCTAGTCAGCTGCTAATTTACTCTCTGTCTCCCCTACAGGTGTCTTTCTGATGTGCACCGTTTGAGTCTACCTGACAGTGGTGCAAACCAGACCTCAAAAGCAGACCTCATGTGGAAGGTCAAGTACTCCTTGTCGGGATACGATTTGAAGTATCTGGGGGACACGCAACAGGTAACTGAGGCACTACTCTCTTGTGTACGAGCGCTCTTTTTGAAAGGGTTTATTATCTTCATCATTTGCTTTTATCttggtgtgtttctctctcttcctcatcaTAGGACGCACACGAGTTACTTGTGAACATGCTGTGCCAGCTGAAGGAGGAGGGCATGATACTGAAGACACTCGGGGTGAACTATACCTGCCCTGTTTCCCAGCTGGAGTTCCAGCTTGTGTCGGTGCGCACATGTACCAGGTAAGAGATCCCATTGGTTGTAATGTATCTACTGAGAACATGATCTTTCTACAAACAATATTACAAAACACATGGAATAACAGAAACATTGTAGAGACCTGACACAGAAACAGACTTGATGCATTTTCCTTCTCTTTGTGCTGCTTCTGAAGCTGTGGGCGCGAGTCGTCCACCAGAGAGGACTACAACCACCTCTCATTGGACTTCAGCCCTGAGCGCACCTTGCTGAGCAGCCTAGCACTCACTTTCAAAGTCAGCACTTAGGGCTCAGCCCTGCATGTAGAGACTAACACCCAGGGCAAGCTGCCCACTGCCTCAGAATACGCTCTTATTATTGTAGTGGTGTCATTCATTTTGTAATGCTTTTGTTTCTAACCAGGGTGAAAAGGTTCAATTCACATGTGAGGGCTGTAAAGGCCTCCACGCCTTAAAGGTGGAGCAGTTCCACACACTGCCTCTGTGAGTTGTCCCTTTATAACCTCTCATAGGACTAGCAGTGTTTCATGAAATGAGTGGTCATTGTGTCCTGAGCCTTTAGGAGTAGTTACCTTCCTGAGTAGGTTGTAGGACTTAGGGATGAGCACCACCGAACACATTTCACTCCTCTGTTATTTTGTTGACTGGTTTCATTGTCTGTCTGTTCATctatcttcctctctgtctctgggcaGTGTGCTGGTTCTGCATCTGAAGAGGTTTGGAGGACCTGGGGGGTTGGAGAGGCTGGAGGCTCCTCTTTTGTTTCCTTCGGAGCTGAGGCTGTCCACCCTCTGTGGGGACATGGTGCCACACCTGCACAGTAACAGCCCACAGGCCCTCACCAACCAGGCCCCCAGCATCCAGGGGTCCATCCCCCAGACCCTCGCCAGCCAAGTCTCCAGCCCACCTGGAGAGGCCAAAGACAGCGCCCTCTGCTGTTCAGGTAGGTCATGGCACCATAACACTCTTCTTGCTCCAACACCACACAAACCACCCACTCCCAAAACGGTCCTGCTGACAGAGAATCTGGAAGCTGCAATTTAAAATGTTTCTCAGACATCTTTAGTGATGTATGGGAGCTGTTTTAGTCCAGAGCATTTCAGACAAGTGACCACGTTTTCACAGCTCTTGATATGTATATTTGACCCCTCAGATTCAAATGACCAGGAACCAGGAAAAGTGCTGCTGACAGCCTCAGtggtgagaagagagagagatagagagtgaaaccagtgaaaaataagttatgacagaacactgagataGTTATGAGGAGTACACGATGTAGTAGAC
This genomic interval from Salvelinus alpinus chromosome 6, SLU_Salpinus.1, whole genome shotgun sequence contains the following:
- the LOC139579272 gene encoding ubiquitin carboxyl-terminal hydrolase 37-like isoform X1, which produces MTLPRASSATRSMTLPRASSATRSMTLPRASSATRSMTLSTASSATRSMTLPRASSATRSMTLPRASSATSSMTLPRASSATRSMTLSRASSATSSMTLPRASSATRSMTLPRASSATRGPEETQGARGERGALVNMELLGLPNIGNTCFLNATLQCLLVLPSFSKAILHQEQLWSSSPFSNLLRCLSDVHRLSLPDSGANQTSKADLMWKVKYSLSGYDLKYLGDTQQDAHELLVNMLCQLKEEGMILKTLGVNYTCPVSQLEFQLVSVRTCTSCGRESSTREDYNHLSLDFSPERTLLSSLALTFKGEKVQFTCEGCKGLHALKVEQFHTLPLVLVLHLKRFGGPGGLERLEAPLLFPSELRLSTLCGDMVPHLHSNSPQALTNQAPSIQGSIPQTLASQVSSPPGEAKDSALCCSEAAASAVSEWLLPADWGSLSFGRLRKLRALH
- the LOC139579272 gene encoding ubiquitin carboxyl-terminal hydrolase 37-like isoform X2, which produces MTLPRASSATRSMTLPRASSATRSMTLPRASSATRSMTLSTASSATRSMTLPRASSATRSMTLPRASSATSSMTLPRASSATRSMTLSRASSATSSMTLPRASSATRSMTLPRASSATRGPEETQGARGERGALVNMELLGLPNIGNTCFLNATLQCLLVLPSFSKAILHQEQLWSSSPFSNLLRCLSDVHRLSLPDSGANQTSKADLMWKVKYSLSGYDLKYLGDTQQDAHELLVNMLCQLKEEGMILKTLGVNYTCPVSQLEFQLVSVRTCTSVLVLHLKRFGGPGGLERLEAPLLFPSELRLSTLCGDMVPHLHSNSPQALTNQAPSIQGSIPQTLASQVSSPPGEAKDSALCCSEAAASAVSEWLLPADWGSLSFGRLRKLRALH